The following are encoded together in the Monomorium pharaonis isolate MP-MQ-018 unplaced genomic scaffold, ASM1337386v2 scaffold_457, whole genome shotgun sequence genome:
- the LOC118648471 gene encoding protein ALP1-like encodes MLHKELSIEDPSSFQNYIRMEQLVLEELLHAVAPLIEKKDTVMRQAIPAQDRLSVTLRYLATGNSFMNLSYSVRIALNTLSQIIPNTLKAIVEVLEKKVFNCPSSPVEWQVLAEKFNIQWQFPHCLGSLDGKRINFRPPRKAGSVYRNYKGKDSIIFLALVDADYNFIFVDVGRNGRMHDASVFRESSLATQLHSGTLNLSLPSSLPGYNVDMPYVIVADDAFPLKTNIMKPYPGRNLTNEKKIFNYRLSKARRTVENAFGIMANRFRILLNTIPLSVEKVELITYTCCILHNFLLQKKAHSYISLELRNNISESIQSNLNSILHQNGNRCTDRAVLLLETISAHILIQ; translated from the exons ATGTTGCATAAAGAACTAag TATCGAAGATCCAAgctcttttcaaaattatatacgtatgGAGCAACTTGTGCTCGAGGAGTTGTTACATGCTGTTGCacctttaattgaaaaaaaggacaCAGTAATGAGACAAGCTATCCCTGCTCAAGATCGATTAAGTGTAACATTACGTTATCTTGCTACAGGAAATTCATTCATGAATTTATCGTATTCTGTACGAATCGCTCTTAATACATTATCTCAAATAATACCTAATACATTAAAAGCAATTGTTGAAGTACTTGAaaagaaagtttttaattgtCCATCTAGTCCAGTTGAATGGCAAGTTTTGGCAGAGAAATTCAATATACAGTGGCAATTTCCGCATTGTTTAGGCTCATTAGATGGGAAACGTATTAATTTCAGACCACCAAGAAAAGCAGGTTctgtatatagaaattataaaggaAAAGATAGCATAATCTTTCTTGCTCTTGTAGATGCtgactataattttatatttgtggaTGTAGGCAGAAATGGTCGTATGCATGATGCTTCTGTATTTCGAGAAAGTTCTCTGGCTACACAGTTGCATTCaggaacattaaatttatctttgccATCCTCTTTACCTGGATACAATGTTGATATGCCATATGTAATTGTAGCAGACGATGCTTTTCCTCTTAAGACAAACATTATGAAACCATATCCTGGACGCAATCTTaccaatgaaaaaaaaatttttaactatagaCTAAGTAAAGCGCGTAGAACGGTAGAGAACGCTTTTGGCATTATGGCAAACAGATTTCGTATTCTCTTAAATACTATACCTCTTTCAGTTGAAAAGGtagaattaattacatatacttgttgcattctacataattttttattacaaaaaaaagcacattcttatatttctttggAATTGAGAAACAATATTTCTGAGAGTATCCAATCAAATTTGAATAGTATTTTACATCAAAACGGAAATCGTTGTACTGATAGAgctgttttattattagagaCCATTTCtgcacatattttaatacagtAG